A window of Komagataeibacter medellinensis NBRC 3288 contains these coding sequences:
- a CDS encoding glycosyltransferase has translation MPHPDLWRPEGNGAVPAICLRHARHLTQHGEPLLALAWMERAARQAPDDRRVLFALAAARLGAGDGAGAADAVEASLAGQDCRAGLRLLVLACCMARAWDRAALALARFLTGYGSDPTLSVAAGLVCRHTDWSGWCALDMHGTLHWGGLPEGCVPDVWVDGRLFVPRRLACDSMALPRGTGAVEVRHAGQLLLGGRPERAALARVSGAVWPDDHGLAGWASMPARPEQAPKLYLCDNTGRRALAVHRAEGAVHDSPAGPATPVWAFRLEWGEIAPQGSVRVISADGRDLTGSPLPVRLPRAQPVFPAMRGQVLAGACAPLPARHCRIVVPVYADRARTLACLHGVMETCPPSGDGPAVEIMVVDDATPDAGLASALDALAAQGRITLRRHGSNRGYPAAINTALDDAVGMDVVLLNSDTLVAPGWLAEMLRVAYARADTGTVSPLSNDASILTWPDPAHPVPLSGGAADVRALMAASLRASAGQDVEIPTAHGFCMLIRHDCLARTGPFRPELYGRGYGEENDFSMRARLGGWRHRAALGVFVGHVGGVSFGAARTALQQRNLWVLNRLFPGYDALVQAHIAADPLAAGRMRLSLLVWHRAARQARLLGAVLLVTHGGAGGVARVVAERAGKCQAAGQLPVVLEPEGDGFRLRDGRPDAPCPPLSFAWPAQADMLVTFLRTLGVARIEIHHHMGHGARARALCGMLGVPYAVHVHDYAGICPRVTLVGPAGRYCGESGLAACRVCVGKLGSLVGATDVVRLRRDTARELDGAQRVVVPSADVATRLARYFPHIVCHVEALEDDAPAQSLHRFAAALPAPPALGLPPPTGRCRVVVAGGIGLEKGHGVLLAAARDARARDLALEFVVVGHTSDDASLLQTGRVFITGPYEATEAIGLLRGSGGHIGFVPSLCPETWCFTLTLLWRAGLRSVAFDLGAVAARIRATGRGACVPLGLPVHQLNTFLLSYAQSAPDSAPACS, from the coding sequence ATGCCGCACCCTGACCTGTGGCGGCCCGAGGGTAACGGGGCCGTGCCTGCCATCTGCCTGCGCCATGCCCGCCATCTGACCCAGCATGGTGAGCCCCTACTGGCGCTGGCATGGATGGAGCGCGCGGCCCGGCAAGCGCCTGATGACCGGCGCGTCCTTTTTGCGCTGGCCGCCGCCCGGCTGGGTGCGGGTGATGGCGCGGGAGCGGCCGATGCGGTGGAGGCCAGTCTGGCCGGGCAGGATTGCCGCGCGGGGCTGCGCCTGCTGGTTCTGGCGTGCTGCATGGCGCGCGCATGGGACCGCGCGGCGCTGGCGCTGGCGCGTTTCCTGACCGGTTATGGGTCTGATCCGACCCTGTCCGTTGCGGCGGGGCTGGTGTGCCGGCACACGGACTGGTCGGGCTGGTGCGCGCTGGACATGCACGGCACGCTGCATTGGGGGGGATTGCCTGAAGGCTGCGTGCCTGATGTGTGGGTTGATGGCCGCCTTTTTGTCCCGCGCCGTCTGGCGTGTGATTCCATGGCGTTGCCCCGGGGCACGGGCGCGGTTGAAGTGCGCCATGCGGGGCAACTGCTGCTGGGTGGCAGGCCGGAGCGTGCGGCCCTTGCGCGCGTGAGCGGTGCCGTTTGGCCGGACGACCACGGGCTTGCGGGCTGGGCCAGCATGCCCGCACGGCCCGAACAGGCCCCCAAACTGTATCTGTGCGACAATACGGGCAGGCGCGCGCTGGCCGTGCATCGTGCGGAGGGGGCCGTGCATGACAGTCCCGCCGGGCCTGCCACGCCGGTATGGGCATTCCGCCTGGAATGGGGTGAAATCGCACCGCAGGGCAGTGTGCGCGTGATATCTGCCGATGGGCGGGACCTGACCGGCTCACCGCTACCGGTGCGCCTGCCGCGTGCACAGCCGGTCTTTCCCGCCATGCGCGGGCAGGTGCTGGCAGGGGCATGCGCGCCGCTCCCGGCCCGGCATTGCCGGATCGTGGTGCCCGTCTATGCCGACCGTGCCCGCACGCTGGCCTGCCTGCACGGCGTGATGGAGACCTGCCCGCCATCAGGGGACGGGCCTGCGGTTGAAATCATGGTGGTGGATGATGCAACGCCCGATGCCGGTCTTGCCTCTGCCCTTGACGCGCTGGCCGCACAAGGGCGGATCACCCTGCGGCGGCACGGGAGCAACCGGGGTTATCCTGCTGCCATCAATACCGCGCTGGATGACGCGGTGGGCATGGATGTCGTGCTGCTTAACAGCGATACGCTGGTTGCCCCCGGCTGGCTGGCGGAAATGCTGCGTGTGGCCTATGCGCGCGCCGATACCGGTACGGTCTCGCCACTTTCCAACGATGCCTCGATCCTGACATGGCCCGACCCTGCCCATCCTGTCCCCCTGTCCGGTGGGGCAGCGGACGTGCGGGCGCTGATGGCCGCCAGCCTGCGGGCCAGCGCGGGGCAGGATGTGGAAATCCCGACTGCGCACGGGTTCTGCATGCTGATTCGCCATGACTGCCTGGCCCGGACCGGCCCGTTTCGGCCCGAACTGTACGGGCGGGGTTATGGGGAGGAAAATGATTTTTCCATGCGTGCCCGCCTGGGCGGTTGGCGGCACCGGGCGGCGCTGGGTGTGTTTGTGGGGCATGTGGGTGGGGTGTCTTTTGGCGCGGCGCGCACGGCCTTGCAGCAGCGCAATCTGTGGGTGCTGAATAGGCTGTTCCCCGGTTATGATGCGCTGGTGCAGGCCCATATTGCCGCCGACCCGCTGGCGGCGGGCAGGATGCGGCTGTCGTTGCTGGTCTGGCACCGCGCCGCGCGGCAGGCCCGCCTTCTTGGGGCGGTGCTGTTGGTCACCCATGGCGGGGCGGGCGGGGTTGCGCGCGTGGTAGCGGAGCGGGCCGGGAAGTGTCAGGCGGCAGGGCAACTGCCCGTGGTGCTGGAGCCGGAAGGCGACGGGTTCCGCCTGCGTGACGGCAGGCCGGATGCGCCCTGTCCGCCGCTGTCTTTTGCATGGCCGGCACAGGCCGACATGCTGGTTACGTTCCTGCGCACGCTGGGCGTGGCACGTATCGAAATCCATCATCACATGGGCCATGGTGCGCGGGCGCGTGCGTTGTGTGGGATGCTGGGCGTGCCCTATGCGGTGCATGTGCATGATTATGCCGGGATCTGCCCGCGCGTGACGCTGGTGGGGCCTGCCGGGCGCTATTGTGGCGAGTCGGGCCTTGCGGCGTGCCGGGTGTGTGTTGGTAAGCTCGGCTCGCTGGTGGGGGCGACGGATGTGGTCCGCCTGCGGCGTGATACGGCGCGCGAACTTGATGGCGCGCAGCGTGTGGTCGTGCCCTCGGCCGATGTGGCAACACGGCTGGCGCGCTATTTCCCCCACATTGTCTGCCATGTTGAAGCGCTGGAAGATGATGCCCCCGCTCAGTCCCTGCACCGCTTTGCCGCAGCTTTGCCTGCACCACCGGCTCTCGGCCTGCCGCCACCGACCGGGCGTTGCCGTGTGGTGGTGGCGGGTGGAATCGGGCTGGAAAAGGGACATGGCGTGCTGCTTGCCGCAGCGCGTGATGCGCGCGCGCGCGACCTTGCGCTGGAATTCGTGGTGGTAGGCCACACGTCGGACGATGCGTCCCTTCTGCAGACCGGACGGGTTTTTATTACCGGCCCGTATGAGGCGACAGAGGCGATCGGCCTGCTGCGCGGTAGCGGCGGGCATATCGGCTTCGTGCCCTCTCTGTGCCCCGAGACATGGTGTTTTACCCTGACCCTGCTGTGGCGCGCGGGACTGCGCAGCGTGGCTTTCGACCTTGGTGCCGTGGCCGCGCGTATCCGGGCCACCGGACGCGGGGCCTGCGTGCCGTTGGGGCTGCCCGTTCACCAATTGAATACGTTTTTGCTGTCTTATGCCCAAAGCGCGCCCGATAGCGCACCAGCATGTTCCTGA
- a CDS encoding tetratricopeptide repeat protein, whose product MPVRKLLSGLIGGMTPAGRFRHACRLLERADHSARGFARLGQMAGSGMVAAQYQVACAYLDGTGVPRSPLEGMRWMHRAASAGHVEACFSLALMLLVDPPGQDGADSLLPTAWPEGIDAWPDPVAATHWAGQAARAGLPDAQALYGYLLATGPESVRDPEAAGIWCARAAQAGCPQGDLALAVNHLSAPDQPPGSDPGAVAALLRAAESGLPTAQYMLGLLHERGWGLPPDAAEAEKWYARAAAGGVRPAQARYGVMLLRNGRGNPRVIMAAETWLRRAALAGDREAAALLGDLHACGKAALPGDHEAVTWYRMAAEHDHAVACRMLALLYIQGRGVASDPDQARDWLQRAAVLGDVAAMTDLAATLLDRRDTPPATPAQAAAPLPDFRAMAQAGDPVAAFNLAVSLHRGVGCAADPAQAAMWMERAAEAGVVNAQYWYGRMLLAGEGISASPSLARHWLERAASHGLPEACIAAAQARLEGYGGPRDHAGALAFYHRAAEAGRGEAMFSLGAMYGGGHDVPPDRTQALHWFTRGAQAGNALAQFMLGRYLAQGLAGPVDRAQARHWLAQAVAGGVKAASAELDGMMLADGHAAP is encoded by the coding sequence ATGCCCGTGCGCAAGCTCCTCTCTGGCCTGATCGGTGGCATGACGCCAGCAGGCCGCTTCCGCCATGCATGCCGCCTGCTGGAGCGTGCAGACCATTCGGCCCGGGGGTTTGCCCGCCTTGGGCAGATGGCCGGTTCGGGCATGGTGGCCGCGCAGTATCAGGTGGCCTGTGCCTATCTGGATGGCACCGGTGTGCCGCGCAGCCCGCTGGAAGGCATGCGCTGGATGCACCGCGCGGCCAGTGCGGGCCATGTGGAGGCGTGTTTTTCTCTTGCCCTTATGCTGCTGGTTGACCCACCGGGGCAGGATGGAGCCGATAGCCTGCTGCCCACCGCGTGGCCTGAAGGGATCGATGCGTGGCCCGACCCGGTCGCCGCCACGCACTGGGCCGGGCAGGCGGCACGGGCGGGCCTGCCTGATGCACAGGCCCTGTATGGCTACCTGCTGGCTACGGGGCCGGAGAGCGTGCGCGACCCGGAAGCGGCCGGGATATGGTGCGCGCGCGCGGCACAGGCAGGTTGCCCGCAGGGGGATCTGGCATTGGCGGTCAACCACCTGTCCGCCCCCGACCAGCCACCGGGCAGCGACCCCGGTGCGGTGGCTGCCCTGCTGCGGGCAGCGGAAAGTGGCCTGCCCACCGCGCAGTACATGCTGGGCCTGCTGCATGAACGTGGCTGGGGCCTGCCACCCGATGCAGCCGAGGCCGAAAAATGGTATGCGCGTGCCGCCGCAGGCGGCGTGCGCCCCGCGCAGGCGCGCTATGGTGTCATGCTGCTGCGCAACGGGAGGGGAAACCCGCGCGTCATCATGGCGGCGGAAACATGGCTCCGTCGCGCCGCCCTTGCGGGAGACCGGGAGGCAGCGGCCCTGCTGGGTGATTTGCATGCGTGCGGCAAGGCCGCCCTGCCCGGTGATCATGAAGCCGTGACATGGTACCGTATGGCGGCAGAGCATGATCATGCGGTGGCCTGTCGCATGCTGGCGCTGCTCTACATACAGGGGCGTGGCGTTGCAAGCGATCCCGATCAGGCCCGCGACTGGCTGCAACGCGCGGCGGTGCTGGGCGATGTGGCGGCCATGACCGACCTTGCCGCAACCCTGCTGGACCGGCGTGATACCCCGCCCGCAACACCCGCGCAGGCGGCGGCCCCGCTTCCCGACTTCCGGGCCATGGCGCAGGCGGGCGATCCGGTCGCGGCCTTCAACCTTGCTGTCAGCCTGCATAGGGGCGTGGGCTGTGCGGCCGATCCCGCGCAGGCGGCAATGTGGATGGAACGCGCGGCGGAGGCAGGGGTGGTGAATGCGCAGTACTGGTACGGGCGCATGCTGCTGGCGGGCGAGGGCATTTCCGCCAGCCCGTCGCTGGCCCGGCACTGGTTGGAACGTGCCGCCAGCCACGGCCTGCCCGAAGCCTGTATTGCCGCAGCGCAGGCCCGGCTGGAAGGGTACGGTGGCCCGCGCGACCATGCAGGCGCGCTGGCGTTCTACCATCGCGCGGCGGAAGCGGGACGGGGGGAGGCCATGTTCTCCCTCGGTGCGATGTATGGCGGTGGCCATGATGTTCCCCCTGATCGGACGCAGGCGCTGCACTGGTTTACGCGAGGTGCACAGGCGGGCAACGCGCTCGCGCAGTTCATGCTGGGGCGCTATCTGGCCCAAGGGCTGGCAGGCCCGGTGGACCGCGCGCAGGCCCGTCACTGGCTGGCGCAGGCCGTGGCCGGGGGGGTGAAGGCGGCCAGTGCCGAACTGGATGGCATGATGCTGGCGGATGGCCATGCCGCACCCTGA
- the ppa gene encoding inorganic diphosphatase: MDVSKISPGKDVPNDINVVIEIPQGSGVKYEIDKDSGALVVDRILFTPMVYPAAYGFIPNTLAADGDPTDALVLMPAAVVPGVVVRARPIGVLRMEDESGQDEKIICVPHDKVHPYYAKVETLDDLPEIVLKEIEHFFTRYKDLEKGKWVKVAGWADKKVAGEIIVESIKAVAGK, translated from the coding sequence ATGGACGTATCGAAGATTTCCCCCGGCAAGGACGTACCCAACGACATCAATGTCGTGATCGAGATTCCGCAGGGTTCAGGCGTCAAGTACGAAATCGACAAGGACAGCGGCGCATTGGTGGTGGACCGCATCCTGTTCACGCCCATGGTCTATCCAGCTGCCTATGGCTTCATTCCCAACACACTGGCCGCCGATGGCGACCCGACCGACGCGCTGGTGCTGATGCCCGCCGCCGTGGTGCCCGGTGTTGTCGTACGCGCTCGCCCCATCGGCGTACTGCGGATGGAAGACGAGAGCGGGCAGGATGAAAAGATCATCTGCGTCCCCCACGACAAGGTGCACCCGTACTACGCCAAGGTGGAAACCCTTGATGACCTGCCCGAGATCGTACTGAAGGAGATCGAGCACTTCTTCACCCGCTACAAGGATCTTGAAAAGGGCAAGTGGGTCAAGGTCGCAGGCTGGGCCGACAAGAAGGTCGCGGGCGAGATCATTGTCGAATCCATCAAGGCCGTGGCCGGCAAGTAA
- a CDS encoding glycosyltransferase family 4 protein, protein MKYLFVHQNFPAQFVHLLRDLCARGDSEIVFISESGRAQMAGVRRVSYRMPPRARVDGPAPVAELARGMQRAAEVARAARTLRGLGYVPDIIIGHHGWGEMLELADVYPGVPILGYYEFFYHPTGLDVGFDPEFAPQSDVAPLVRARNTLNLLALAGPGWGHTPTRFQRNTYPDWARGRLTCLPEGVDLTRCAPDPQARRQVFTLGDIEILPTEKLVTYVARDLEPYRGFHVFMRALPRILARRPEARVVLVGGDGVSYGGRAPGGRTWRQHMLAELGDSIDPARVHFAGRVEYGSFCRLLQRSDAHVYLTYPFVVSWSLREAMACGCAIVGSRTAPVEEFLQDGRTARLVPFLDPRQIADGVLEILEDGRLARRLRANVRRQAERTLDMGRYMAGYHALIGQIVTGDGRMALPGAA, encoded by the coding sequence ATGAAATACCTGTTCGTGCACCAGAACTTTCCCGCCCAGTTCGTGCACCTGCTGCGCGACCTGTGCGCGCGGGGTGACAGCGAGATCGTCTTCATAAGCGAATCTGGGCGTGCGCAAATGGCGGGGGTGCGGCGGGTATCCTACCGCATGCCGCCGCGTGCGCGTGTGGATGGTCCCGCCCCGGTAGCGGAACTGGCGCGTGGCATGCAGCGCGCGGCCGAGGTGGCACGGGCAGCGCGCACCCTGCGTGGTCTTGGTTATGTGCCCGATATCATCATCGGCCATCATGGTTGGGGTGAGATGCTGGAACTGGCCGATGTGTACCCCGGTGTGCCGATACTGGGTTATTATGAATTTTTCTATCATCCCACCGGGCTGGATGTGGGCTTTGACCCCGAATTTGCGCCCCAGTCCGATGTGGCGCCTCTGGTGCGGGCGCGCAATACCCTTAACTTGCTCGCCCTTGCCGGGCCGGGCTGGGGGCATACGCCTACCCGCTTCCAGCGCAATACCTATCCCGACTGGGCACGCGGCCGTCTGACCTGCCTGCCCGAAGGGGTGGACCTGACACGGTGCGCCCCCGACCCGCAGGCGCGCAGGCAGGTCTTTACGCTGGGGGATATTGAAATTCTGCCCACTGAAAAGCTGGTCACCTATGTTGCGCGTGATCTTGAGCCTTATCGCGGCTTTCATGTGTTCATGCGCGCGCTGCCCCGCATTCTGGCCCGGCGGCCCGAAGCGCGGGTGGTGCTGGTGGGAGGCGATGGCGTGAGTTATGGCGGCCGTGCGCCCGGTGGGCGGACATGGCGGCAGCACATGCTGGCCGAACTGGGGGATAGTATCGACCCCGCGCGGGTTCATTTTGCGGGCAGGGTGGAATATGGCAGTTTCTGCCGCCTGCTCCAGCGCTCGGATGCGCATGTGTACCTGACATACCCGTTCGTGGTGTCATGGTCGCTGCGCGAGGCCATGGCCTGTGGCTGTGCCATTGTGGGCAGCCGGACCGCGCCGGTGGAAGAATTCCTGCAAGATGGCCGCACCGCGCGGCTGGTTCCATTTCTGGACCCGCGGCAGATTGCCGATGGTGTTCTGGAAATCCTGGAAGACGGCAGGCTTGCCCGCAGGCTGCGCGCCAATGTACGCAGGCAGGCGGAACGCACGCTGGATATGGGCCGCTACATGGCGGGTTATCATGCCCTGATCGGCCAGATCGTAACTGGCGATGGCCGCATGGCCCTGCCGGGTGCGGCGTGA
- a CDS encoding peptidase domain-containing ABC transporter encodes MGHPDQSADPSASGPHADRPAPELIRLQAVLRAARFHGIDLDIRDFAAEPGEVSPSIPALARWVEESGGATQGMHLQWRELVRLRDVPPVALMFADGSAGLMVGADDTNGVIWLVDPFASPDIPPVAVDEMRLNAVWTGDVLLVRGRHGQGAAEERIDFAWLRRLVMGERGLLRDVVIASMVMSVLAIFPPLIVMQVIDRVVNFHSLSTLVSLSVLVTVMAFYEILLGYARREITLVLTTRLDTRISLAIFDRLLALPLEFFEREQAGNVIGRVSAIYRVRQFMTGRLLSTFLDMFTLLVVLPFLFWLSGVLAWMTVVAAALIGVVIVLAMPTMGRLMARQVRAEMDRGAALYETVAGIRTVKTLALEPVRREVWDEKTADVVGASLDSGRMGNWVATAVMPLDLFINRGIILIGAYLAISSTSSGLEAGALMAFMMLGSRVAAPLVGMARLIDDLNEVRTALAEAGSVLNRPTETRALTTGLRPPIHGALSFSDVCFTYPGGTTPALSGVTFSVPAGTMLGLVGRSGSGKSTITRLLQGVSRSYTGQLRLDGIDLREINLTYLRRSCGVVLQDNFLFRGTIRDNIIAGRPGLTLEDVVRAARMAGAEEFIERMPAGFDTWIEEGSTNISGGQRQRLAIARAVISDPKLMILDEATSALDPESEAVVNANLRHLAQGRTMVIVSHRLASLVSCHRICVMEQGRVADIGTHDELLARCTIYRTLWRQQNRHMEEDDGIPPPGGMQGDVA; translated from the coding sequence GTGGGCCATCCAGACCAATCAGCCGACCCGTCGGCCAGCGGACCACACGCGGATCGCCCCGCGCCGGAACTGATCCGCCTGCAGGCGGTGCTGCGCGCGGCCCGTTTTCATGGCATCGACCTCGATATACGTGATTTTGCCGCTGAACCGGGCGAAGTCTCGCCCTCCATCCCCGCCCTTGCGCGCTGGGTGGAGGAAAGCGGGGGGGCGACACAGGGCATGCACCTGCAATGGCGTGAACTCGTACGCCTGCGTGATGTGCCGCCGGTGGCCCTGATGTTTGCCGATGGCTCAGCGGGGCTGATGGTGGGGGCGGATGATACCAATGGCGTGATCTGGCTGGTCGATCCCTTCGCCAGCCCAGACATCCCGCCCGTTGCGGTGGACGAGATGCGCCTCAACGCCGTGTGGACGGGGGACGTGCTGCTGGTGCGTGGCCGCCATGGCCAGGGGGCGGCGGAAGAGCGCATCGACTTTGCGTGGCTGCGGCGGCTGGTCATGGGGGAGCGGGGGCTACTGCGCGATGTGGTCATCGCGTCGATGGTCATGAGCGTACTGGCCATCTTCCCGCCGCTTATCGTCATGCAGGTGATTGACCGGGTGGTGAACTTCCATTCCCTGTCCACCCTCGTCTCGCTGAGTGTGCTGGTAACGGTCATGGCGTTTTACGAGATCCTGCTTGGCTACGCCCGGCGCGAGATCACGCTGGTGCTGACGACGCGGCTGGATACGCGCATTTCGCTTGCCATCTTCGACCGCCTGCTGGCCCTGCCGCTGGAATTTTTCGAGCGCGAGCAGGCGGGCAACGTGATCGGGCGGGTCAGCGCTATCTACAGGGTGCGCCAGTTCATGACCGGGCGGCTGCTCAGCACCTTCCTTGATATGTTTACCCTGCTTGTGGTGCTGCCCTTCCTGTTCTGGCTCAGTGGCGTGCTGGCGTGGATGACAGTGGTGGCGGCAGCCCTGATCGGGGTGGTGATCGTGTTGGCCATGCCCACCATGGGGCGGCTGATGGCCCGGCAGGTCCGTGCCGAGATGGATCGCGGTGCCGCACTGTACGAAACGGTTGCGGGCATCCGTACGGTCAAGACACTGGCGCTGGAACCCGTGCGCCGCGAGGTATGGGATGAAAAAACCGCCGATGTGGTCGGCGCCTCGCTCGATTCGGGGCGTATGGGCAACTGGGTGGCCACCGCCGTCATGCCGCTGGACCTGTTCATCAACCGTGGCATCATCCTGATCGGGGCATATCTGGCCATTTCCTCCACGTCTTCGGGCCTGGAGGCGGGGGCGCTGATGGCGTTCATGATGCTGGGCAGCCGGGTTGCGGCCCCGCTTGTGGGCATGGCCCGGCTGATCGATGACCTGAACGAGGTACGAACCGCCCTGGCCGAAGCCGGTTCCGTGCTCAACCGCCCGACCGAGACCCGGGCACTGACCACCGGCCTGCGCCCGCCCATCCATGGCGCGCTGTCGTTCTCCGATGTGTGCTTTACCTATCCTGGCGGGACCACGCCCGCGCTGTCCGGTGTCACCTTCAGCGTGCCGGCGGGCACCATGCTGGGGCTGGTCGGGCGCAGCGGGTCGGGCAAGTCCACCATCACCCGGCTGCTACAGGGGGTCAGCCGCAGCTATACCGGCCAGTTGCGGCTGGACGGGATTGACCTGCGTGAGATCAACCTGACCTACCTGCGCCGCTCCTGCGGGGTGGTGTTGCAGGACAATTTCCTCTTTCGTGGCACCATCCGCGACAACATCATCGCCGGTCGCCCCGGCCTGACGCTGGAAGACGTGGTACGCGCGGCCCGCATGGCGGGGGCGGAAGAGTTTATCGAACGCATGCCCGCAGGTTTCGATACCTGGATCGAGGAAGGCTCCACCAACATTTCAGGCGGTCAGCGCCAGCGCCTTGCCATCGCGCGCGCGGTGATTTCCGACCCCAAGCTCATGATCCTTGATGAAGCGACCTCCGCCCTCGACCCGGAAAGCGAGGCCGTGGTCAACGCCAACCTGCGCCATCTGGCACAGGGGCGCACAATGGTCATTGTCTCGCATCGTCTGGCTTCGCTGGTTTCGTGTCACAGGATCTGCGTGATGGAGCAGGGGCGGGTGGCCGATATCGGCACGCATGACGAACTGCTGGCGCGCTGCACAATCTACCGCACGCTGTGGCGCCAGCAGAACCGCCATATGGAGGAAGATGACGGCATCCCGCCACCGGGCGGCATGCAGGGAGATGTGGCATGA
- a CDS encoding HlyD family type I secretion periplasmic adaptor subunit — translation MNGRDLVPPTPDDADGEGTGGILSVLPPPQADTPTDLPPALLAFYSPSAALVELPPSDAARYVVWLVAAMAAMGLALMTFFPLDRVVSVNGRLTPFDDTMVLQPLETSIIRSIEVHEGDTVHKGQVLARLDPTMTDADVTNLRRQVMAYRAEVARRMAEAEGRPYTADVNNPASVQEAAAFLRRQAEYNAQMSSYDRQVAGLQSELQGYEASAAMYAARARVAHDVQDMRVRLQHEQVGSRLSTLAAQDTLMEVTRSQVAARHEADSTRAKLDAMKAQRDGYASNWHATVYQDLALAQHRLAEADGSYSKAMLQHELIIMRADRDATVLSIAHLSAGSVIQAASPLLTLVPAGSHLDMEATLRGVDAGYVRAGDHALLKFAAFPYTQYGGAEASVRFISPDSFAQADGRPGNSAQQGSDAGDSMNAYYRVRLSIDRYTLHGVPAFFRPQPGMPVEADIHVGRRTMMQYLLNRLIPAVTNGMREP, via the coding sequence ATGAACGGGCGCGACCTTGTCCCCCCCACACCTGATGATGCGGACGGGGAAGGCACGGGCGGTATCCTGTCCGTGCTGCCTCCGCCACAGGCGGATACGCCCACCGACCTGCCGCCCGCGCTGCTGGCATTCTATTCCCCCAGTGCCGCGCTGGTGGAACTGCCGCCATCGGATGCGGCGCGGTATGTGGTTTGGCTGGTCGCGGCCATGGCGGCCATGGGGCTTGCGCTCATGACGTTCTTCCCGCTGGATCGGGTGGTGAGCGTAAACGGCAGGCTGACCCCGTTTGATGACACGATGGTCCTCCAGCCGCTGGAGACCTCGATCATCCGCTCGATTGAGGTGCATGAGGGGGATACCGTGCATAAGGGGCAGGTCCTGGCGCGGCTGGACCCCACCATGACGGATGCGGACGTAACCAACCTGCGCCGGCAGGTCATGGCCTACCGTGCCGAGGTCGCGCGCCGCATGGCGGAGGCCGAGGGCAGACCTTACACGGCGGATGTGAACAATCCCGCTTCGGTGCAGGAGGCGGCGGCCTTCCTGCGGCGGCAGGCGGAATACAATGCCCAGATGTCCAGCTACGACCGGCAGGTGGCGGGACTGCAAAGCGAACTGCAGGGTTATGAGGCCAGCGCCGCCATGTACGCCGCCCGTGCACGCGTGGCGCATGACGTGCAGGACATGCGCGTGCGCCTGCAGCACGAGCAGGTGGGCAGCCGCCTGTCCACGCTTGCGGCACAGGATACGCTGATGGAGGTCACGCGCTCACAGGTGGCCGCCCGGCACGAGGCCGACAGCACCCGCGCCAAGCTGGATGCCATGAAGGCCCAGCGCGACGGTTATGCCAGTAACTGGCATGCCACCGTGTACCAGGACCTCGCCCTGGCCCAGCACCGTCTGGCCGAGGCCGATGGCAGCTACAGCAAGGCCATGCTGCAACATGAACTCATCATCATGCGCGCCGACCGTGATGCCACCGTGCTCAGCATTGCCCACCTGTCGGCCGGTTCGGTCATCCAGGCTGCAAGCCCGCTGCTGACACTGGTGCCCGCTGGCAGCCATCTGGACATGGAAGCCACGTTGCGCGGGGTGGATGCGGGCTATGTGCGGGCAGGAGACCATGCGCTGCTCAAATTCGCTGCCTTTCCTTACACGCAGTATGGCGGGGCGGAGGCTTCGGTGCGTTTCATAAGCCCCGATTCATTTGCGCAGGCAGACGGCAGGCCCGGCAACAGCGCCCAGCAGGGCAGCGATGCGGGGGATTCGATGAATGCCTATTACCGTGTGCGCCTGTCCATCGACCGCTACACCCTGCACGGGGTGCCCGCCTTCTTCCGCCCCCAGCCCGGCATGCCGGTCGAAGCCGACATTCATGTCGGGCGGCGGACGATGATGCAGTACCTGCTCAACCGCCTGATCCCCGCCGTGACCAACGGCATGCGCGAACCCTGA